A part of Deltaproteobacteria bacterium genomic DNA contains:
- a CDS encoding sulfite oxidase-like oxidoreductase: MEAQRPVKDGVITSPDTLRGGDRLPPGQRLVADWPVLHHGEPPDIELRRWRLRIHGLCAPERTLDYDAFLALPRVLVRSDIHCVTGWSRFDNLWEGVSTRTLGGLVEIDPTARHVVVHGHGGFTTNLPLDDFFAVDSLIAVKHDGELLDIEHGYPARLVVPRLYFWKSAKWVTAIEFTAEDRPGFWEKRGYHNHGDPWKEERYGEP, translated from the coding sequence CTGGAAGCTCAACGGCCGGTGAAAGACGGCGTCATAACAAGTCCCGACACGCTGCGCGGCGGGGACCGCCTGCCGCCGGGCCAGCGCCTCGTGGCGGACTGGCCCGTGCTCCACCACGGCGAGCCGCCCGATATCGAGCTTCGCCGCTGGAGGCTCCGCATCCACGGCCTCTGCGCGCCGGAGAGAACGCTCGACTACGACGCCTTCCTCGCGCTGCCGCGAGTGCTGGTGCGCTCGGACATACACTGCGTCACCGGCTGGTCAAGGTTCGACAACCTCTGGGAGGGCGTCTCCACGAGGACCCTGGGGGGACTCGTAGAGATCGACCCCACGGCCCGCCACGTCGTCGTCCACGGTCACGGCGGCTTCACGACCAACCTGCCCCTTGACGACTTCTTCGCCGTCGACTCCCTCATCGCCGTAAAACACGACGGCGAGCTCCTCGACATAGAGCACGGCTACCCGGCAAGGCTCGTGGTGCCGCGCCTCTACTTCTGGAAGAGCGCCAAGTGGGTCACGGCCATCGAGTTCACGGCCGAAGACAGGCCCGGCTTCTGGGAGAAGAGGGGCTACCACAACCACGGCGACCCCTGGAAGGAGGAGCGCTACGGCGAGCCGTAG
- a CDS encoding PAS domain S-box protein, whose product MSRTDPPAKRGPVSMDAEKRIAELEAEVRRLSAELESARARDHVRVGALNAVVRDLSLNTTLIAQAKEEWEAIIDAIPNPLFTHDENLRVLRCNRAFKELVGQDYKEIMGRPYHELFRGLDGPFPFGSREAGQRHERASDEIELLWLDRVFRVRRYPSIFPSQEGSPVKKSTLCIMEEITEERRAKLALLESEERFRNVSATARDAIVIIDDRGTITFWNEASRRLFGYTEEEAVGRELHRLIAPDRHHTAIYKGLEAFRRTGEGPVIGRTLETTGLHKDGEEVPVELSISAVKLGGKWCATGILRDITERKRTEEALKLEADINRRLLEIAESSSDMEQLLAKVVVTVRDILGADACLAYLWDDERSVFRPARECGLPAELAPSFRFNHPDADIPLARRLMELSSCVVLESRDEELLAFPPLKPLEGKCRAAAIPLHGRDRLLGFLLGVYTGDCDARPITDRERRLMDGVAHQVSISLMEAMEYKSALDKTMTLSRKIETIQVMHEIDRSILSTLDPREILESVAAMMARVVPCDRATIALVDRERGGFVYEAGFGLKGLKKGDFVPFADTSTTDVVETGRPQYTADLREDEDNLAALERMLLDEGMLSHIRTPLIIKEEVAGVLTVGCRRPAAYTPEDLSTVEKLASQVGLALSNARLVKDLEELFLGTVKTLSEAIDTKSPWTKGHSDRVTRMAIEIGRVLGLDDDELSDLELAGLLHDIGKLATKEYILDKPAGLTEEELNMIRLHPVQGARILAPIKQLTRIIPAIRHHHEFFDGNGYPDGLKDGEIPLLARILTVADTVDAMGADRPYRKGRPRDEIILELKRCSGTQFDPEVVRAFLSISSTVMDF is encoded by the coding sequence ATGAGCCGGACGGATCCCCCCGCCAAAAGAGGGCCGGTTTCGATGGACGCTGAAAAACGCATAGCAGAGCTCGAGGCCGAGGTGCGGCGCCTGAGCGCCGAGCTCGAGAGCGCCCGCGCCAGGGACCACGTCAGAGTCGGGGCGCTCAACGCCGTGGTAAGGGACCTGAGCCTCAACACCACCCTCATCGCCCAGGCCAAGGAGGAGTGGGAGGCCATCATAGACGCCATCCCCAACCCCCTCTTCACCCACGACGAGAACCTCAGGGTCCTGCGCTGCAACCGGGCCTTCAAGGAACTGGTGGGACAGGACTACAAGGAGATAATGGGCAGGCCCTACCACGAACTCTTCCGCGGCCTCGACGGTCCGTTCCCCTTCGGGAGCAGAGAGGCCGGCCAGAGGCACGAGCGGGCCTCCGACGAGATCGAGCTCCTCTGGCTCGACCGTGTCTTCAGGGTCAGGCGCTACCCGTCGATCTTCCCCTCGCAGGAAGGCTCGCCCGTCAAGAAGAGCACCCTCTGCATCATGGAGGAGATAACCGAGGAGAGGCGGGCCAAGCTTGCGCTCCTGGAGAGCGAGGAGCGCTTCAGGAACGTGAGCGCCACGGCGAGAGACGCCATCGTCATCATCGACGACAGGGGGACGATCACCTTCTGGAACGAGGCGTCTCGACGGCTCTTCGGCTACACGGAGGAGGAGGCGGTGGGGCGGGAACTCCACCGGCTCATAGCGCCGGACAGACACCATACGGCCATCTACAAGGGGCTCGAGGCGTTCCGCCGCACGGGCGAAGGCCCCGTCATAGGCAGGACCCTGGAGACGACGGGCCTGCACAAGGACGGCGAGGAGGTGCCCGTAGAGCTCTCCATATCGGCCGTCAAGCTCGGCGGAAAGTGGTGCGCCACCGGCATCCTGCGCGACATCACCGAGCGCAAGCGCACCGAGGAGGCCCTCAAGCTCGAGGCGGACATAAACCGCCGCCTGCTCGAGATAGCCGAGAGCTCGAGCGACATGGAGCAGCTCCTGGCCAAGGTGGTCGTCACCGTCAGGGACATCCTCGGCGCCGACGCCTGCCTCGCCTACCTCTGGGACGACGAACGCAGCGTGTTCAGGCCGGCCCGCGAGTGCGGACTGCCCGCCGAGCTGGCCCCTTCCTTCAGGTTCAACCACCCGGACGCCGATATCCCCCTTGCACGACGGCTCATGGAGCTTTCAAGCTGCGTGGTGCTCGAGTCCCGCGACGAGGAGCTCCTCGCCTTTCCGCCCCTCAAGCCCCTGGAAGGGAAGTGCCGGGCCGCGGCCATACCCCTTCATGGCCGCGACAGGCTGCTCGGCTTTCTCCTGGGCGTCTATACGGGCGACTGCGACGCAAGGCCCATCACCGACCGGGAGCGCCGCCTCATGGACGGCGTGGCCCACCAGGTCTCCATCTCCCTCATGGAGGCCATGGAGTACAAGAGCGCGCTCGACAAGACGATGACGCTGTCGCGCAAGATAGAGACCATCCAGGTCATGCACGAGATCGACCGCTCCATACTCTCCACCCTCGACCCCCGCGAGATACTCGAGTCCGTTGCCGCCATGATGGCGCGGGTGGTGCCCTGCGACAGGGCCACCATCGCGCTCGTCGACAGGGAGCGCGGCGGCTTCGTCTACGAGGCGGGCTTCGGACTGAAGGGGCTCAAAAAGGGCGACTTCGTGCCCTTTGCCGACACGAGCACCACCGATGTGGTCGAGACGGGCAGGCCCCAGTACACGGCCGACCTGCGCGAAGACGAGGATAACCTCGCGGCCCTTGAAAGGATGCTCCTCGACGAAGGGATGCTCTCCCACATAAGGACGCCCCTCATCATAAAGGAGGAGGTCGCCGGCGTGCTCACCGTCGGCTGCCGGCGGCCGGCGGCCTACACGCCCGAGGACCTCTCGACGGTGGAAAAACTCGCCTCCCAGGTGGGGCTGGCCCTCTCCAACGCAAGGCTCGTAAAGGACCTCGAGGAGCTCTTCCTCGGAACCGTCAAGACCCTCTCCGAGGCCATAGACACCAAGAGTCCATGGACCAAGGGCCACTCCGACAGGGTCACGAGGATGGCCATCGAGATAGGCCGCGTGCTGGGTCTCGACGACGACGAGCTCAGCGACCTCGAACTGGCCGGACTCCTACACGACATCGGCAAGCTGGCCACAAAGGAGTACATACTCGACAAGCCGGCCGGGCTCACCGAGGAGGAGCTCAACATGATAAGGCTCCACCCCGTCCAGGGCGCCCGCATACTGGCCCCCATAAAACAGCTCACCCGCATAATACCGGCCATACGCCACCACCACGAGTTCTTCGACGGCAACGGCTACCCCGACGGCCTGAAAGACGGCGAGATACCGCTGCTCGCAAGGATACTCACCGTGGCCGACACGGTCGACGCCATGGGCGCCGACCGACCCTACCGCAAGGGCCGCCCCAGGGACGAGATAATCCTCGAGCTCAAACGGTGCTCGGGCACGCAGTTCGACCCCGAGGTGGTGAGGGCCTTCCTCAGCATCTCGTCGACGGTCATGGACTTCTGA
- a CDS encoding ATP-binding cassette domain-containing protein produces MAVPVFEAEALDYSVQGRFPALRGVDLVVRENEKVALLGANGSGKSSLLHLLDALVFAQGGEVRFLGRRLDERAMADEAFNAFFRKSVGLLFQDPDVQLFSQTVREEIAFGPAQAGLPGGEVEERVADLLRAMGLASIGERAPYELSGGEKKKVAIASVLALDPAVLLLDEPTGGLDPRTRAWVIGLIEELHRKGRTIVTATHDLDMARRTADRVIVLGEDHRIAAEGPAASILADRRLLQRVNLIHEHPHSHDGYTHSHEHGHYADHEHDHDDEGG; encoded by the coding sequence GTGGCCGTGCCCGTCTTCGAGGCCGAGGCTCTCGACTACAGCGTGCAGGGCCGCTTTCCGGCGCTCCGGGGCGTGGACCTCGTGGTGCGAGAGAACGAGAAGGTGGCGCTGCTCGGCGCGAACGGCTCGGGAAAGAGCTCGCTTCTGCACCTGCTCGACGCCCTCGTATTCGCCCAGGGCGGCGAGGTGCGCTTCCTCGGCCGGCGTCTCGACGAGCGGGCCATGGCCGACGAGGCGTTCAACGCCTTCTTCCGAAAGAGCGTGGGCCTGCTCTTCCAGGACCCCGACGTCCAGCTCTTCTCACAGACGGTGAGGGAGGAGATAGCCTTCGGTCCGGCCCAGGCCGGACTTCCGGGGGGCGAGGTGGAAGAGAGGGTGGCGGACCTGCTCCGCGCCATGGGCCTCGCCTCCATAGGAGAAAGGGCCCCCTACGAGCTCAGCGGCGGCGAGAAGAAGAAGGTCGCCATCGCCTCGGTGCTGGCCCTCGACCCCGCGGTCCTTCTCCTCGACGAGCCGACCGGCGGACTCGACCCCCGCACCAGGGCCTGGGTCATCGGCCTCATCGAAGAGCTGCACCGGAAGGGCAGGACCATCGTCACCGCCACCCACGACCTCGACATGGCCCGGCGCACGGCCGACCGCGTCATAGTGCTCGGCGAAGACCACCGCATAGCGGCCGAGGGACCGGCCGCCTCCATACTGGCCGACAGGAGACTCCTGCAGCGGGTGAACCTCATACACGAGCACCCGCACAGCCACGACGGCTACACCCACAGCCACGAACACGGCCACTACGCCGACCACGAGCACGACCACGATGACGAGGGGGGCTGA
- a CDS encoding FAD:protein FMN transferase, which yields MASIFHGERGRSAALYIAVTAFVALVVTAAFLRAPQPERSVETYARIAMGTLVEVALYDGDRSRFDEAAEAAFAEIERLEALLSAYRPDSDVARLGAGRGPVRVSAETVEVVETALRIARLSGGAFDPTVGVLGALWSFDGSERPVPSDGEIERLLPLVDYRGIVVDARESTVELRRGGMAVVLGGVAKGFIVGRAVDALKSHGVTAGIVTAGGDMTVFGGSGRPFTIGIRHPRAPGRLLGELRIADGAVATSGDYERFFMKDGVRYHHIIDPSTGRPARASQSATVVAADPALADALSTAMFVMGADRAVTLADSLDGVECLVVDAQGGIHMSKGMEEMAVLAARKTP from the coding sequence ATGGCCAGCATATTCCATGGAGAGCGGGGCCGCTCCGCGGCCCTCTACATCGCCGTAACGGCCTTTGTTGCCCTCGTCGTTACGGCGGCCTTTCTGCGCGCCCCCCAGCCTGAACGCTCCGTCGAGACCTACGCCCGTATCGCGATGGGCACGCTCGTGGAGGTAGCCCTTTACGACGGTGACCGCTCGCGCTTCGACGAGGCCGCCGAGGCCGCCTTCGCCGAGATCGAGAGACTGGAGGCCCTGTTAAGCGCCTACCGGCCCGACAGCGACGTGGCGCGCCTTGGCGCGGGCCGGGGTCCGGTGCGTGTGTCGGCCGAGACCGTGGAGGTCGTGGAGACGGCCCTTCGCATCGCCCGCCTGTCGGGCGGGGCCTTCGATCCCACGGTGGGTGTTCTCGGCGCCCTCTGGAGCTTCGACGGCAGTGAGCGCCCCGTCCCCTCGGACGGGGAGATCGAGCGGCTCCTTCCCCTTGTGGACTACCGCGGGATCGTCGTCGACGCAAGGGAATCGACCGTCGAGCTGCGCCGCGGCGGCATGGCCGTGGTGCTCGGCGGAGTGGCCAAGGGTTTTATCGTCGGCAGGGCCGTCGATGCGCTGAAAAGTCACGGCGTTACGGCCGGCATCGTGACGGCCGGAGGAGACATGACCGTCTTCGGCGGCTCGGGAAGACCCTTCACAATCGGCATACGCCATCCCCGCGCCCCGGGGCGGCTGCTCGGCGAGCTTCGCATCGCCGACGGCGCGGTGGCCACCTCCGGCGACTACGAGCGCTTCTTCATGAAGGACGGCGTGCGCTACCACCACATAATCGACCCCTCCACCGGCCGTCCGGCCCGCGCCTCGCAGAGCGCGACGGTCGTCGCCGCAGACCCCGCCCTGGCCGACGCCCTCTCTACGGCCATGTTCGTCATGGGGGCCGACCGGGCCGTGACGCTGGCCGACAGCCTCGACGGCGTGGAATGCCTCGTCGTCGACGCGCAGGGCGGCATACATATGTCGAAGGGCATGGAAGAGATGGCCGTCCTCGCCGCCCGGAAGACGCCCTGA
- a CDS encoding NAD+ synthase: MRTFRIAMAQINTCVGDIRGNAARIRDYASRAARVGADMVVFPELAVTGYPPEDLLLKPKFISDNIEAVFTLACQIEAVTAVIGFVDRRDYIYNAAAVVQGGRVAGIYRKMFLPNYGVFDEERYFQRGAAALNVVVGDTTVGVSICEDIWYPEGPAAVQALGGAEVIVNINASPYHMGKLATREEMLATRAMDYEAVVVYCNLVGGQDELVFDGRSMILDEEGRLLARGAAFEEDLVIADLDIEAVARKRLRDTRRRSKVSGLVRDGGLEVVDLHGAVREERKRRQAPVIAPALGRLEEVAGALELGTRDYVEKNGFGRVLVGLSGGVDSALVAVVASAALGAGRVSTVYMPSRYSSPRSGELASVLAANLGTSHRTVAVDDIFDAYLKTLAPVFEDRPPDVTEENIQARIRGNILMALSNKFGWLVLTTGNKSEMSVGYATLYGDMAGGFAVIKDVPKRLVYELARFYNERAGRELIPEEILTRAPSAELRPGQTDQDTLPPYDVLDDLLRHYVEEDRSLDELLALGFDREVASAVVRMVDRSEYKRRQAPPGIKITPKAFGKDRRMPITNGYGG; this comes from the coding sequence ATGCGGACCTTCAGGATCGCCATGGCCCAGATAAACACGTGCGTAGGCGACATAAGGGGCAACGCCGCCAGGATACGCGACTATGCCTCCAGGGCCGCCCGGGTGGGGGCCGACATGGTCGTCTTTCCCGAGCTCGCCGTCACCGGCTATCCTCCCGAGGACCTGCTGCTCAAGCCCAAGTTCATAAGCGACAACATCGAGGCCGTCTTCACGCTGGCCTGCCAGATCGAGGCCGTGACGGCGGTCATCGGTTTCGTCGACCGCCGCGACTACATCTACAACGCCGCCGCCGTGGTCCAGGGGGGGCGGGTGGCCGGCATCTACAGGAAGATGTTTTTGCCCAACTACGGCGTCTTCGACGAGGAGCGCTACTTCCAGCGCGGCGCCGCGGCGCTCAACGTCGTCGTCGGCGACACGACCGTGGGCGTGAGCATCTGCGAGGACATATGGTATCCCGAGGGCCCGGCGGCGGTCCAGGCCCTCGGCGGAGCCGAGGTGATAGTCAACATCAACGCCTCGCCTTACCACATGGGCAAGCTTGCGACCCGCGAGGAGATGCTCGCAACACGGGCTATGGACTACGAGGCGGTGGTCGTGTACTGCAACCTCGTGGGCGGTCAGGACGAGCTGGTCTTCGACGGCCGCAGCATGATACTCGACGAGGAGGGGAGGCTGCTGGCCCGGGGCGCGGCCTTCGAGGAAGACCTGGTCATAGCCGATCTCGATATCGAGGCCGTCGCAAGGAAGAGGCTGCGCGATACGAGACGGCGCTCCAAGGTCTCGGGGCTGGTGCGCGACGGCGGCCTCGAGGTGGTGGACCTCCACGGGGCGGTGAGAGAGGAGAGGAAGAGGCGGCAGGCGCCGGTCATCGCTCCGGCTCTCGGGCGCCTGGAGGAGGTGGCCGGGGCCCTCGAGCTCGGAACGCGCGACTACGTGGAAAAGAACGGCTTCGGCCGCGTGCTCGTGGGCCTGAGCGGCGGCGTGGACTCGGCGCTCGTGGCCGTCGTCGCCTCGGCGGCGCTCGGGGCCGGGCGGGTATCGACGGTCTACATGCCGTCGCGCTACTCTTCGCCCCGCAGCGGGGAGCTCGCCTCCGTGCTCGCCGCAAACCTCGGCACCAGCCACCGAACCGTGGCGGTGGACGACATCTTCGACGCCTACCTGAAGACCCTCGCTCCGGTCTTCGAGGACCGGCCGCCAGACGTGACGGAAGAGAACATCCAGGCCCGTATAAGGGGCAACATCCTCATGGCGCTGAGCAACAAGTTCGGCTGGCTCGTGCTGACCACGGGCAACAAGAGCGAGATGAGCGTCGGCTACGCCACCCTCTACGGCGACATGGCCGGCGGCTTCGCCGTCATAAAGGACGTGCCCAAGAGACTGGTCTACGAGCTCGCCCGCTTCTACAACGAGCGTGCGGGCCGCGAGCTCATCCCGGAGGAGATTCTGACGAGGGCCCCGTCGGCCGAGCTCCGCCCCGGCCAGACCGACCAGGACACGCTTCCTCCCTACGACGTCCTCGACGACCTGCTCAGGCACTACGTGGAGGAGGACCGCAGCCTCGACGAGCTCCTCGCGCTCGGCTTCGACAGGGAGGTGGCCTCGGCCGTGGTGCGGATGGTCGACCGGAGCGAGTACAAGCGCAGGCAGGCGCCGCCGGGCATAAAGATAACGCCCAAGGCCTTCGGCAAGGACCGGCGCATGCCCATAACCAACGGATATGGCGGGTAG
- a CDS encoding DUF547 domain-containing protein translates to MGLRYLVFFMLILSASPAGAFDFSLWEGLLDDHLSRGERDGVRAVLVDYKAVSADSRFGELLARLDGFDPAALSTREARLAFWINVYNIMAVKVVVDNYPLRSIKDAGGIFSPVWKKEAGRVGGRAYSLDEIEHSILRKMNEPRIHFAIVCASLSCPDLRDEPYRADRLNRQLNDAARTFLADPTKGLRADRGRSTLYLSSIFKWFAADFDARGGVLFYISRFVDAETREFIATGPRVRYMDYNWKLNGR, encoded by the coding sequence ATGGGATTGAGGTATCTGGTCTTCTTCATGCTTATCCTGTCGGCGTCGCCCGCAGGGGCCTTCGACTTTTCGCTCTGGGAGGGGCTGCTCGACGACCATCTCTCCCGCGGCGAGCGTGACGGGGTGAGGGCCGTGCTCGTCGATTACAAGGCGGTCTCGGCGGACAGCCGTTTCGGCGAGCTCCTTGCAAGGCTCGACGGCTTCGACCCGGCGGCCCTGTCGACGAGGGAGGCGAGGCTCGCCTTCTGGATAAACGTCTACAACATCATGGCCGTAAAGGTCGTGGTCGACAACTATCCCCTCAGGAGCATAAAGGACGCGGGCGGCATATTCTCTCCCGTGTGGAAGAAGGAGGCCGGACGGGTGGGCGGGAGGGCCTACTCGCTCGACGAGATCGAGCACTCCATACTGAGGAAGATGAACGAGCCGAGGATACACTTCGCCATCGTCTGCGCCTCGCTGAGCTGTCCCGACCTGCGCGACGAGCCCTACAGGGCCGACCGCCTCAACCGCCAGCTCAACGATGCGGCGCGGACCTTTCTCGCCGACCCCACCAAGGGGCTCCGCGCCGACAGGGGCCGCTCCACGCTCTACCTCTCGTCCATCTTCAAGTGGTTCGCCGCCGACTTCGACGCCCGCGGAGGCGTGCTCTTCTACATATCGCGCTTCGTCGACGCCGAGACAAGGGAGTTCATCGCAACCGGTCCGAGAGTGAGGTACATGGACTACAACTGGAAGCTCAACGGCCGGTGA
- a CDS encoding glycerate kinase has translation MAGRRKISPRAAARAVFREALKAADPVKAVKAALSLVKARGRTRLRAGRYSYDLDSIEGVYCIGAGKAAAAMAAAVEGVLGRRVAGGLVVTKYGHGRPTRRIEVVEAAHPIPDEAGLAGARRMMEIARKAGARDLVICLVSGGASALAPAPLPGVTLAHKQAMTELLVRSGADIYEINAVRKHLSVIKGGGLARLIAPARTLALVISDVVGDDLSTIASGPVSPDETTCADCLAVLERYGIAERAPRAVLDGLRSGRFETPKPGDPIFDGVRALLVATNRSALAAAARRAGSLGLRPVVLTSTITGETHEAARFLVAVAREALSSGNPARPPACILMGGETTLRVTGGGLGGRNQEFALTAALELDGIDGVTVLSAGTDGTDGPTDAAGAFADGATLVRARAAGLDAAGHLARNDSYRFFDTLGDLLRTGPTGTNVMDVMMAVVGR, from the coding sequence ATGGCGGGTAGGAGGAAGATATCGCCAAGGGCGGCGGCCCGCGCCGTCTTCAGGGAGGCCCTGAAGGCCGCCGATCCGGTCAAGGCCGTGAAGGCCGCCCTCTCGCTCGTGAAGGCGCGGGGCCGGACCCGCCTCAGGGCGGGCCGCTACAGCTACGACCTCGACTCGATTGAGGGGGTATACTGCATCGGTGCGGGCAAGGCGGCGGCCGCCATGGCGGCCGCCGTGGAAGGGGTGCTCGGCCGGAGGGTCGCCGGGGGCCTGGTCGTCACCAAGTACGGTCACGGCCGCCCCACAAGGCGCATAGAGGTCGTCGAGGCGGCCCACCCCATCCCCGACGAGGCCGGTCTCGCCGGTGCGCGGCGCATGATGGAGATCGCCCGCAAGGCCGGCGCAAGAGACCTCGTAATCTGCCTCGTCTCCGGCGGGGCCTCGGCCCTCGCTCCGGCGCCGCTGCCGGGCGTGACGCTCGCCCACAAGCAGGCGATGACCGAGCTCCTCGTGCGAAGCGGCGCCGACATATACGAGATAAACGCGGTGAGAAAGCACCTCTCCGTCATCAAGGGCGGCGGCCTTGCCCGTCTCATCGCCCCGGCCCGCACTCTCGCCCTCGTCATCTCGGACGTGGTGGGCGACGACCTCTCGACCATAGCGTCAGGGCCGGTCTCGCCCGACGAGACGACCTGCGCCGACTGTCTCGCGGTGCTCGAGCGGTACGGCATCGCCGAGAGGGCGCCGCGGGCGGTGCTCGATGGGCTGCGCTCGGGCCGCTTCGAGACGCCCAAGCCCGGGGACCCGATCTTCGACGGCGTGCGGGCCCTGCTCGTTGCGACCAACAGGTCGGCCCTCGCGGCGGCGGCACGCAGGGCCGGGAGCCTGGGGCTTCGGCCCGTGGTGCTCACCTCGACCATTACGGGCGAGACCCACGAGGCGGCGCGTTTTCTCGTCGCCGTGGCCCGCGAGGCGCTCTCTTCGGGCAACCCCGCAAGGCCTCCGGCCTGCATCCTCATGGGAGGGGAGACGACCCTTCGCGTAACCGGCGGGGGCCTTGGCGGCAGGAACCAGGAGTTCGCCCTCACGGCGGCCCTGGAGCTCGACGGCATCGACGGCGTCACGGTGCTGTCGGCCGGCACCGACGGCACCGACGGCCCCACCGACGCGGCCGGCGCCTTTGCCGACGGCGCAACCCTCGTGCGCGCCCGGGCCGCGGGCCTCGACGCCGCCGGCCATCTCGCCCGAAACGACTCCTACCGCTTCTTCGATACGCTCGGCGATCTTCTCAGGACCGGCCCCACGGGCACGAACGTGATGGACGTGATGATGGCCGTTGTGGGGAGGTGA